A single window of Leptospira neocaledonica DNA harbors:
- a CDS encoding SRPBCC family protein: protein MKAEISVVGKEIIGVKILDAPRELVWEVWTDPKQVAIWWGPNGFTNTIHEMSVKPGGIWRFMMHGPDGTDYPNHIQFIEVVKPEKLVYDHGDDVNPKQFHVIVLFEEEGSKTKLTMRTIFSSEEEAKNIGKYAVDGLSQTLGRLQEFLEKK from the coding sequence ATGAAGGCAGAAATTTCAGTCGTTGGAAAAGAAATCATAGGCGTTAAGATCCTTGATGCCCCAAGAGAATTAGTTTGGGAAGTTTGGACTGATCCGAAACAAGTAGCTATTTGGTGGGGACCAAACGGTTTTACAAATACCATCCATGAGATGAGTGTAAAACCGGGAGGGATTTGGAGATTCATGATGCATGGTCCGGACGGGACGGATTATCCGAACCATATCCAATTCATAGAAGTGGTTAAACCTGAAAAACTGGTCTACGACCATGGAGATGATGTTAATCCAAAACAATTCCACGTGATCGTTCTTTTTGAAGAAGAAGGTTCTAAAACCAAACTTACCATGAGGACCATTTTCTCGAGCGAAGAAGAGGCTAAAAACATCGGCAAATACGCGGTCGATGGACTTAGCCAGACTCTGGGACGTCTACAAGAATTTTTGGAAAAGAAATAA
- a CDS encoding MFS transporter, whose protein sequence is MSETKTENIPKATRKEWIGLAVIALPCLLYAMDLTVLYLAAPQLSADLNPTPSQQLWIMDIYGFLVAGFLVIMGNLGDRIGRRKLLLYGAAAFGVASVLAAFSPSSEILILTRAILGITAATLAPSTLSLIRNMFLDPKERTFAIGIWGMSFSLGGAIGPLVGGVLLEYFWWGSVFLMSVPIMILLLIVGPKLLPEFKDPNSGKMDIPSAILSLVSVLSIIYGLKQIAENGWGMIPILTILIGLTVGVVFIRRQTTLTDPMIDLQLFKLPVFTAAVIGNTMTIFVGLGAFLFISQYLQLVLGLSPLEAGLWTLPGALGNIIGSLTIHMIVRIMRPLYVMLGGLVLLAIGMYLYSLINTENGIWMIIAGSLIMSFGICTVVILGTDIIVSSAPPERAGAAASISETAAEFGGVLGIAVLGSIGVAIFKSRINSIDLPGLTPEQFESSHNTLASAVAVAKELPEPSRQILLNTAQGAFTDSLHFISLLGVGISIALAFAIFSILRNKKEPESIAEPVELDKAPR, encoded by the coding sequence ATGTCTGAAACAAAAACTGAAAACATCCCAAAGGCCACTAGGAAAGAGTGGATCGGCCTGGCAGTAATTGCATTGCCCTGCCTGCTATATGCGATGGATTTAACGGTTCTATATCTTGCGGCTCCTCAATTGTCTGCAGATTTGAACCCTACGCCTTCTCAACAATTATGGATCATGGATATCTACGGCTTCTTGGTCGCCGGCTTTCTTGTGATTATGGGAAACTTAGGAGATAGAATCGGTCGTCGTAAACTTCTTCTTTATGGAGCAGCAGCATTCGGAGTAGCTTCCGTTCTTGCGGCTTTCTCCCCTAGTTCCGAAATTTTGATCCTGACCCGTGCGATCCTTGGAATCACTGCGGCAACTTTAGCCCCTTCTACTCTATCATTAATTCGTAATATGTTTTTAGATCCGAAAGAAAGGACTTTTGCTATCGGTATCTGGGGAATGAGTTTTTCTCTTGGCGGGGCAATCGGTCCGCTTGTGGGCGGGGTTTTACTGGAATATTTCTGGTGGGGGTCGGTTTTCTTGATGAGTGTTCCGATCATGATCCTTCTTCTTATCGTTGGTCCTAAACTTCTTCCTGAATTTAAGGATCCAAATTCCGGTAAGATGGATATTCCAAGTGCAATCCTCTCCTTAGTATCCGTACTTTCCATTATCTACGGCCTAAAACAAATTGCGGAGAATGGTTGGGGGATGATTCCAATTCTTACCATACTCATAGGATTAACAGTCGGAGTCGTCTTTATCAGAAGGCAAACCACTCTGACTGATCCAATGATAGATCTTCAATTATTTAAACTTCCGGTATTCACAGCGGCGGTCATAGGAAATACGATGACAATTTTTGTAGGTTTGGGAGCCTTCTTGTTCATTTCCCAATATTTACAATTGGTTTTAGGACTTTCTCCTTTGGAAGCAGGTCTCTGGACTCTTCCTGGAGCATTGGGCAACATAATCGGTTCTCTTACGATCCATATGATCGTTCGTATTATGCGCCCGTTATATGTGATGTTAGGCGGCCTAGTATTACTCGCAATCGGAATGTATTTATACTCTCTGATCAATACCGAAAACGGGATTTGGATGATTATTGCAGGATCTCTGATCATGTCTTTCGGAATTTGTACCGTTGTGATCTTAGGAACGGATATCATCGTTAGTTCCGCGCCTCCGGAAAGAGCAGGAGCTGCCGCCTCCATATCGGAAACGGCCGCAGAATTCGGCGGGGTTTTGGGAATTGCGGTCCTTGGAAGTATAGGAGTTGCGATTTTTAAATCCAGGATAAACTCAATCGATCTTCCCGGGTTGACTCCGGAACAATTCGAAAGTTCTCATAATACATTAGCTTCTGCGGTAGCTGTTGCGAAAGAACTCCCTGAACCAAGTAGACAAATTTTACTTAACACTGCCCAAGGCGCTTTCACCGATTCGTTACATTTTATTTCTCTATTGGGCGTGGGTATCTCCATCGCCTTGGCATTTGCGATCTTTTCCATTTTAAGAAACAAAAAAGAACCGGAAAGCATTGCAGAACCCGTGGAGTTGGATAAGGCACCTAGATAA
- a CDS encoding SRPBCC family protein yields the protein MSQDNPKEIVSTRVVNFPREKVFQAWTDPDQLKNWWGPKGFKNTFEVFDQRPGGEWKFIMHGPDGTDYPNRSVFQEIVKPEKIVFDHLSGPIFKVTTTFESIGEKTKLVFRMLFETAEECEQIKVYAVDGNEQNFDRLEELLAKV from the coding sequence ATGAGCCAAGACAACCCTAAAGAAATCGTAAGCACAAGAGTTGTAAATTTTCCAAGAGAGAAGGTTTTTCAAGCCTGGACAGACCCGGACCAATTAAAGAATTGGTGGGGACCAAAAGGTTTTAAGAATACTTTCGAGGTTTTCGATCAAAGACCTGGCGGAGAATGGAAATTTATCATGCACGGGCCAGATGGAACAGACTATCCGAATCGAAGTGTATTTCAGGAAATTGTAAAACCCGAAAAGATAGTATTCGATCATCTTTCGGGCCCGATTTTCAAAGTGACTACTACATTCGAATCAATCGGAGAAAAGACAAAATTGGTTTTCAGAATGTTATTCGAAACTGCTGAAGAATGTGAGCAGATCAAAGTTTATGCCGTGGATGGGAATGAACAGAATTTTGATCGTTTAGAAGAACTTCTGGCAAAGGTTTAA
- a CDS encoding SRPBCC family protein, whose product MSDTKQSEFKEMILTRTLNAPRDLVWKAWTDPNMVSQWWGPHGFTAPLCQLDLRPGGEILIHMKDPEGGINPMNGTYKEIVPLEKIVFSSYIAFEMDGKKPAAEILITILFADKGSQTEIQVRALPIKVDPELIPAVEGMEEGWTQTLEKLTAIFA is encoded by the coding sequence ATGAGCGATACCAAACAATCTGAATTTAAGGAAATGATACTCACGAGGACTCTCAATGCTCCAAGAGATCTAGTCTGGAAGGCTTGGACGGATCCGAATATGGTATCACAATGGTGGGGACCACATGGGTTTACTGCCCCTCTTTGCCAATTAGATCTTCGTCCAGGTGGTGAGATACTCATTCATATGAAGGATCCGGAAGGCGGGATCAATCCGATGAATGGAACCTATAAAGAGATCGTTCCTTTGGAAAAAATCGTATTCTCCTCTTATATCGCCTTCGAAATGGACGGCAAAAAACCGGCGGCAGAGATCCTAATTACTATTCTATTCGCAGACAAGGGTTCACAAACCGAGATACAAGTGCGTGCACTTCCTATCAAGGTGGATCCGGAACTTATCCCTGCTGTGGAAGGTATGGAAGAAGGTTGGACTCAAACTCTGGAAAAACTTACAGCGATTTTTGCGTAA
- a CDS encoding ArsR/SmtB family transcription factor: protein MVKYDTESDRLSNTFAALADPTRREILLYLVSGEATVKELAEPFNMSLPGISKHLKVLEKAGLIERGREAQWRPCKIRPDGLKEASGWLDHYRHFWEESLDRLDAYLQQLQAKNKESEK, encoded by the coding sequence ATGGTTAAATACGACACAGAATCCGATCGATTAAGTAATACTTTCGCTGCTCTTGCGGACCCCACCAGGAGGGAGATCCTTCTCTATTTGGTCTCCGGAGAAGCAACTGTGAAGGAATTAGCAGAACCTTTTAATATGAGTCTGCCCGGAATTTCCAAACATCTAAAGGTATTGGAAAAAGCCGGGCTGATTGAAAGGGGAAGAGAGGCGCAATGGAGACCTTGTAAGATTCGGCCGGACGGTCTAAAAGAAGCTTCCGGTTGGTTAGATCATTACCGTCATTTCTGGGAAGAAAGTTTGGATCGTTTAGATGCATATCTACAACAACTCCAAGCCAAAAACAAAGAGTCGGAAAAATAG